The DNA region TTGCATGATAGATACCATGTCCTCAACCACGGCAGTCTCACCGATTACAATACCGGTGGCGTGGTCAAACATAATGCCTTTGCCAATGCGCGCCGCCGGGTGGATATCTACAGCGAAGACTGAGGAGATACGGTTTTGCAGGAACAGCGCCAGGGAGTCGCGCCCCTGCTGCCAGAGCCAGTGCGCAATACGGTAGGCCTGGAGCGCATGGAAACCCTTGAAGTAGAGTAGCGGGGTAACCAGCGAGCAGCAGGCAGAATCGCGTTCACTCACGGCCAGCAGGTCGGCGCGCAGGGCCTCACCGATAGTCACATCTGCCGCCAGGGCCTCCTCAATAACTTCGCGAATCAGCATCGCGGGTAGTGCCGGGCTATCGAGTTTGTTGGCCAAGTGAAAGCTGAGGGCAGCTTCCAGCGTCTCGTGGTTGAGTATGGTGGCGTAGAGGAAACTGGCCAGCACCGGCTCGCATTCCGCCTGTTTGCGGGTTTGGCTGCGGATATTTTCCCACAGGCTGTCGACAACCAGGGCGGCGGCGGGAAGCGTCATGATGTGTCCTCTAACAAATGAAGTGCCCATTATTGGGGGCAATCCGGCAGATTTCCAGTGTTCTGGTTAATAAATAATCCATTAGGCGCGTTTATTACTAACGAAGGTTGCGTGAATCCCTACGTCATTTTGGATGTATTCTCATACAACAAGAATGTGGGCTTGAAGATGCAGACCAATAGAGGATTATGTTTGCTGATCTGCGTAAACATTGTGTTTGGCTTTGTATATGGAAAGGTCACGGCTCCTAATGCAATAGCTGCTTTTAGCTTATCATCCCGGACATTACCCATTGTTTTTCCCCAAATTTGCTGTCTAGCCATGCTGCGAATAATCTAATAAGAGGCCGATATTCGATATATGGTTTAGTTTTATGAATGAAATGCCTGGATAAAATAATATTGTGCCAATATATTTTATCCAGGCATTTCTAGTTGGTTGATGCGCTAATCCAGCTATTTTCTGGGGGGATTTTCAACGATATCAAAAAGCTTTTTCACAGCAGGCGAAACCGAATTATCAAAATCTCCCAGTCCGATCTCATGGCGTTGTGTTTGTAGCTCATTGTAAATTTTCTGCGCACGTCGATTAATTTCAGCCTCTTCCTGTTGCGAGAACGAATAGTTATTAATTTTCATAGTTGGCTTTTTCATCGTTAATGATCCCCAGCGATCACCACGCAGCTCCGCCGCCTTATACAAAGCAAAAGATTCCAAAAGGAGGTCCCTCTTTTCTGCATCATCACTTACACCAAAACGTTTGCTGTCCTGAATCGAGGCAAGCTCTGCTATTGCCCCAGTAGAACCGTAGATTGCAGCTTTCCATAGCAAAGGTTCTGCAGCTTTAAATCCATAATCCAAAAAATTATCCAGTTGCATATACCAACGCGCCAGTTTATGCATTGCCTGAACATCATCAGCCTCTGCCAATTTCTTTAATGTCTCTACATCATAGCTGTCATATTCTGTAATACCGTAATGGTTTCCACTGGTTTTTAACCATTCGCGCTGCTCAGCTTCTTCTTGCGGTGTCATAACCAGCTTCCACTCGATAAGCATATCTTGTTTAAAAGAGGCCGATGATTGATTGCCAATAGTAGGCTTAACAAAAGACTGGGACGAAATCTGAACATTCTCAATAGCATTCGTCGCCGCGTCTGCCGTTTCGACGTTTGATATATTTAACTGTGTATTAACAAACCATATTCCCAATACGATGATTGGGAGTGCCAGTAACAATAATTTAATCTTGCGCATGCTTACTTAATCCTTGGATTTAACAATGAGCTACTTTTTATCGCAAAGTAATGACTACATCCCTTTGCACTGAGCGTCAACAGCCTGCTGTACTTTTAGTGTATCTGATTCACACCGCGCCAAAGTTGCATCACGTTGGGCTTCCTGCATAACTTGACAAGACATCGTGACCGAAACCTCGCCGCCGAATATCCATGCTGACACCGAGCCGGAAGTTGTTTGAGAGGTCTGTCCACCACATACATAATTCATATTGTTTGAATACGTTGTAAAAGCATTTGTTCTGCATTGCGCTCTAGCGCCTGGAATTTTGGCTCTAGTCTCCGCGCACCACTTTATCTTGGCTTGAATGGCTTCATAGACAGAGCGTCCTGCTTCAACTCTTTGCGCATGCTGCATTTCCCAAATCATGTGCTGGGTCATAGCACCAATATCAACACCCCAGCTTAGCCCAGCAGGGCCCATGTCATTGGATGGTGGAGTGCCAGTAACGACCACCTCTTCAACTTCTTGCGCATAACTTATGCTTGAAAGCATGAAAAATAAAAATAGTGCTCCCATACAATATTGTTTTATCTATGTATTCCTTATTTCCATTGAGTTTAATTGTTAATGCCACTTCAAATGGCGCCTGGATAGTAATAATTGATACTTGAGGCAGTCAACTCATTGAAAAATATATGCGATCTGGTTAACAAATAACCAATGGTGGCTCATTCAGAGCTGCCAGTTGTTCGCGCAATTCCAGGATGTGTTCGCCCCAATAGCGCTCGCTATTGAACCAGGGGAAGTGCCGGGGAAAGGCCGGGTCGGCCCAGCGCCGCGCCAGCCAGGCGCTGTAATGCATGATGCGCAGGCTGCGTAGCGCCTCGATCAACGCCAGTTCGGCCGGGTTAAAATCGCAAAATTCCCCGTACCCTTCCAGCAGCTCACTGAGTTGGGCAATTTGCTGGTCCCGCTCTCCGGAGAGCAGCATCCACAAATCCTGTACGGCGGGTCCCATACGGGCATCATCAAAGTCGACAAAATGCGGCTCGTCGCGCCAGAGGATATTGCCCGGGTGGCAATCGCCGTGCAGGCGGATGGGTTGGTATTTCACCCGTGCGAACATCGCATCGCAGCCCTTGAGCAAATCTGCTCCCAGGCTGCGATAGGATTCGCGCAGGCTTGCGGGAATAAAGTCGTTATCCAGCAGGAACTGGTAGCTGTCGTAGCCAAAGCTTTGTATATCCAGGGCCGGGCGCAGGTCGAAGGGCTTTGCTTTGCCCAGGGCGTGGATGCGGCCCAGGCTGCGCCCCAGCGAAAGCAGGGCATCGAAATCATCGAGGTTAGGCGCATGGCCGCCCTGGCGGGGGTAAAGTGCAAAGCGAAAGCCCTGGTATTCGCGCAGGGTGTGTCCTGCACCATCGGCCAGTGGTGGTACCACCGAGATTTCCAGGTCTTGCAGTGCTTGGGTGAATTGGTGCTCTTCCAAAATTTGGGCATCACTCCAGCGCCCGGGACGATAGAACTTGGCGATCAAGGGAGATGCCCCCTCAATCCCCACCTGATAAACACGGTTTTCATAACTATTGAGTGCGAGGATGCGTGCATCCGTCATAAAACCGGCTGCTTCAATCGCGTCCAGTACCAGGTCGGGTGTCAGGGTTTCATAGGGGTGACCGCTGTTCATGGGGTTCTCGCCAAACAAGCCAGTAATGGGGGCGGGATTCTACTCCCGGGGAGTGATAAGTCGGGAAATAAATACGCAAAGGTGAGGATTTATGCGCTATGCCTTTGAAGGTCCTGGTTAAAAATGCTACAAGGTAATACTCCAGGTGCGGCCATTCATTGCATCAACCTGAGGCCGAGCGTAATAACGACACTAAGACCGGGATAGCTATGATCAAGATTGCGTTTTACAACCTCAAGGGTGGTGTGGGTAAAACCACCACAGCAGTCAACATGGCCTATATGGCCGCCTCCGCCAAAAAAGACACCATCCTTTGGGATCTCGACCCCCAGGCGGCCGCCAGTTGGTTTTGCCAACAGGAGGCGGAAACCAGCAAGGCTATCAAACTGTTCAGCAAGGGCAAAGCCATTGGTGAAATGGAACTATACAGCCCTTACCTGCGCCTGATGCTGATCCCTGCCGACCTCAGCCTGCGCAGCCTCGACAGTGAATTTGACGAGTTGGCCAAGGATAAAAAGTTCTTTAAACAGCTGCTCAAACCCCTGGCTGACAAAGCCGATGTATTGATTTTCGATTGCCCTCCCACCTTATCGCCCAGTGTGGAATTGCTATTACAGGAAGTGGATATTCTGCTGATTCCCATGATTCCGAGCCCGCTCAGTATCCGTGCTATGGAACAGGTGGTGGAGTTTCTGAAAACAAAAAAATCGGCCCCTGAACGGATTTATGGTTTTTTCAACCAGGTGGATCTGCGCCGCAGCCTGCATCGCGAGGCTATTGAAAACAGCAAAAAAATGCCGGTGCCCATGCTCAAAACCTGGATACCCAATGATGCGGCTGTAGAGCAAATGGGACTGCGCCGCGCGCCCCTGACCAGTTACAATCAGCGCAGCCGCGCCGCGCTTGCCTATCTTGATTTGTGGAAGGAAATTGCGCGCCTGTTGCGCGCGGCAGAAAAAGACAATTAATCCTTATTGAATCACTGCGATTGGAATGAACCCTCGATGATGTTGCCGCGTTTATTACCTTTAATACTGGTTGCTCTGGTAACCGGTTGTACATCCGTTGTCCATGAACCTGCCCCTACCCGCGATACGCAGGTGTATCCACAGCCGGACATCCAGCAACCCGGACCTGACCCTGCCGTTGTAGTCCCCACGCCAAAACCGGAACCTGTGGCACCAGCAATTAATCCCGCCGTGGAAAGCCTTTTGCGCCAGGCCCGCACCCAATACCAGTCCCAAAACTACCAGGGCGCTATAGCAACCGCCGAGCGCGGCCTGCGCATCGACCGCCGCTCCGCAGATTTGTATCTGGTGCTCGCGCAGAGTTATGTGCAGTTGGCTTTGCCGCAAAAAGCCAAGATGTTTGTGCAGCAGGGCTTGCGCTATGCGCAGCAGGGATCGGATGCGGCGGTGGGTTTAATGAGGGTGCAGGAGGTTGTGGGAAATTAGAGGTAGGTAGTGATTTGAAAGAGGTTGTGGCTCAACCTTATATACACGATTAGACGTAGATTAGGAAAAGCGGTGTGCTGCTTGAGTCTGCGTCTACTTTTGGTGGGGAAGATCAGGACAAATCGATATGCTGACCGATATATTAAATTCTATCTTGGGGGTAGCTCTTCTGGTTTTCATCGGCTTTGTGATCTTTCACATCGTTACCAGGCGATTTCGAGAAATCCGCCGTATAGCCAGGAAAACGCTGACCTTGAGTGAGTATATTAATCAATATCCGCAGGCAAAAACCATCCATGGTATTAAATGCGTTGTCTGCGGATCGCAAAGCATAAAGAATTGGGGTTTAACGGATGCCAACGATCATCGTCGGATATTTATTTGCAATCACTGCAACACTAGACTTTACCGGAGCGACGATTGGTGAATATTGTTCTAACCATACAGTCAAGAGGACCATCTGCGGCAGCCGCTTAATGGACGTTAAGTAGAATATTTCCAGGTTATTGCTGCTGCACTTTTTTCCAGGCCGAAAACTCGGAAGGCCGCAATCCATAACGTGCCAATACCCCCTCATGTAATCGACGCAATTCTTCAATAATCAATGCTTGCACATTAGTGCGCTCGGCTGCGGTAACATGGTTTGCAACGGTGTCACTAATTTTTATGAGAGAGTCTATTTCTGGATGCAGGACTATATCTCTAACCGTGGTTTTGATCAGATCTCGCCATACCAGCCTTGCCGGGTCGGGTTCGGCAAGGCTTTGTTTGATGGCCAGGTATTCTTGTGTGGAGCGCTCGTAAGCCCACAAGTAAAGATCGCGTAATAGTTCTACTCGGGTTAGCTCATAGACACCGAGAGTGGCACAACTATAGGCTTGTTCGGGAACATCCAAAAATGTGAGTGGGCAGAGGTTGGCCTGGAATAGTGGCAGGTTGGCAGCCAGGCGAGAGGTGCGTTTGTTGATATCGGCAAAGGGTTGTAAATAGGGCAGGTGCACCATCATAAAGAAAGATTGTTCAAAGGGATCGTTGATCTGGTTGACCTTGGTCAACAGCATATCGAGCGCTGTTTGTATTTGCTGTGGAGCGCCCAGGGGGCGATAAACACTTTGGCTGATATCGACTGCGTGCATCCTGATACGGCCTTCATCGGCAGGATTGGTCAGTAAATTTTCGGCAAGCGCACTGTGTAAATTCATCAGGGTGTAATGGTTGAATCCGACGCTATCACTATTGGCAACGAGCATTTCAATCGCTGTTTTGTGGTTCAGGATCATCTGTGTTTCCAGCAAGGCTTTTCCCTGGGCCACCTTGCCTTGTTCGATTAATTCGATGGTATCCAGGCGTGAGTAAGTATTGCCCTCCAGGTGGCTGGATGCCCAGGATAAGTCGATTAACAAGCGGTTCAGGATAGCGCGACTATAGGTGCCGGCGGGTTCCTGATGCAGTTTGGTACGCCCCATTTTATGCAGTTGAAGGCGCAGGGTTTGGGGCAGGTAATAGCTGTTGTTGGGTTGGTATGCCGCCAGGAATTCAAGCTGATATCCCACCGGTTTGCGGGCGGCAAGTGGCTGGTTGATATAGGCCACTATGTCTCTGCTGTCGGAGGATAGAGGGATGTAATCGGGAAAGCCAACCAGGACGGTTGAGCTCTTGGTGGCAGCAAAGTAGCGTCTTGAGCGCGCTTTACCCGTTGCCACAATCTGGCCAGACCCGATCAGTTCACTGATCAGCCGCTGGGCAGTTCTGCGGGAAATATTGGGGTGCTGTTCCAGTAGCTGGTTCAGGGAAAGGCCGTTGGTGGCCTGGATAGTCTGGAGTAGCAGGTTGCTGGCGCTGGTATTGGTTGACATGTTAACTGGCGCAATTTAATTGGATTTGGCGCAATTATGGCGCAATTTTTGGAATTGCGCCATTTTGTGGCGCTATTTGAATAAATAGCGCCAAACCTATGATTCAAACACCTGCCGGATGAGCGTACTTCTTCCCCAGCCCCCAATTCCTCACCTTCTCCATATACAAATACACCACCGGCGTAGTGAACAGCGTCAGTACCTGGCTGACAGCCAATCCACCAATGATGGTGATGCCCAGCGGGGTGCGCAGTTCCGAGCCTTCGTTAAAGCCGAGGATTAACGGCAGTGCGCCCAGGACGCCGGCGAGGTTGGTCATGAGGATGGGGCGGAAGCGCATGAGTGCTGCCTGGTAGATGGAGTCGCGTGACGACAAGCCTTCGCGTCTTTCCAGCTCCAGGGCAAAGTCGATCATCAGGATCGCATTTTTCATCACTATCCCAATTAACAAAAATAGGCCCAGCATCGCGATCAGGCTGAAAGGTGTGTCGCTGAGCTGCAGCGCCAGCAGCGCACCTATGCCTGCCGAGGGCAGGGTGGAGAGGATGGTGAGCGGATGGATGGTGCTTTCGTACAAAATCCCCAGGATCAGATAGACCGCGAGCAGCACGCAGCCGATCAGGATCGCCGGGTTTTGCGACATACCGGGTACGCTGGGGCCCCAGCCGGGCCGGGTGCTGCCGGGGGCGGCCAGGTAGACCTCCTTGGGCATCATCAACTCCGCAACCTTGGTTTCGATAGCAGCGCGGGCCTGCTGCTCGTTGTAGCCTTCGGCCAGGCCATAACCGATGCTTTCCGAGACAAACTGGTTGCTGCGCCGGATGCGGTCTTCTGCCAGCCCGTAGGTAAAACTGGACAGGGTGGAGAGGGGGACGCGCGCGCCTGTGCGGGTGATGACTTGCAGGTGGTTCAGGACATCCGGTGTGGCGGTATAGCCAGGCTCCAGTTCCATTACGACCCGATACTGGTTCATCGCCTCGTACATGGTTGATACCTGGCGCTGGGAAAAGGAGTTGTTGAGCAGGCTGGCAATGGTCGCCATATCTACCCCCAGGCGCTGGGCCGCTTCGCGGTCGATGGTGAGGACGACTTGCTGGGTGCCCTCCTCGCGCACGCCGTCAATGTCGGTCACTTCCGGCATTTGCTGCATGGCGGTGGTGAGCTTGGCGGCCCAGGTGTGCAGCAGGCGCAGGTCATCGGACAGCATCATGACTTCGTGGGAACTGCGGCTGAACGGTGATGAGAGCCGGATATCCTGGTCGGCGTTGACCATCATGATGGCGCCGGGAATCCTGGGCATATTGCGGCGCAGCCGGTCGACCACCTCGCTCACCGGCACACCGCGCTCGGCCATGGGTTTGAGGCTGATGCGCATCCAGGCGTTGGTTACGCCGTTGCCACCGCCGCTCGCGCCAAATACGTCTTCTATCGCCGGGTCGGTGAGCAGGTATTGGCGGAAGGCTTCGATTTTGGGCTGCATGATCTGGAAGGAGAAGCCGTCATCGCCGCGAATAAACGCCGTCATCTGCCCGGTGTCCTGGTCGGGCAACATGGTTTTGGGGATGGCGATATACAGGTAGATATTCACGCCGATAACCCCGACCAGGATCAACATTACGATACGGCTGTGGCGCAACGCCCAGGAAAGCAGGCTGGCATAGCCTTGCTTGAGGTCGTCAAAAATGCCGGGTTTGGTCTCTTTTGGGGCCTCGGGTTTGAGTAACTGGCCGCACAGTGCCGGTGTGAGGCTGAGCGATACCACCAGCGAGATCAGCATGGCAGCGGCGAGGGTGATGGAGAATTCGCGGAACAGTTTTTCGATCACCCCGCCCATCAACAGGATGGAGACGAAAATCACCACCAGGGTGATATTCATGGCCAGCAGGGTAAAGCCCACTTCGCGCGCGCCCTGGATGGCTGCCTCGAACGGCGGTGCGCCGCGCTCGATATGGCGCTTGATGTTCTCCAGCACCACGATGGCGTCGTCCACTACCAGCCCGGCGGCGACGATCAGGGCCATCAGCGACAGGTTATTGAGCGAAAAGCCCCAGAGGTACATGACCACAAAGGCGCCGATGATGGAGACCGGCAGCGACAGGCTGGGAATCAGGGCACTTTGCGGGCTGCGTAAAAAGGCCCAGACCACGCCAACCACCAGCAGTACCGCCAGCATCAGGGTGATTTCGGCCTCTTTCAGGGTGGCGCGAATACCGGGTGAGCGATCCATCACGACCTTGAGCTGGGTATCGGCGGGCATGAGTGCGCGCAGGGTTGGCAGTTGGGCGTTGATGGCATCGATGGTTGCGACAATGTTGGCACCGGTCTGGCGGCTCACGGTCAGGGTGACCGCAGAGCTTTGGTTGTGGAAGCCATTGGTATAGCGGTTTTCCACCGAGTCGGTCACGGTAGCGACATCCCTGAGTCGCACCGGGCCGGCCTCGCCGTAGCGTATAACCAGGTCCTGGTAGTCAACCGCCGTGCGCAGGCTTTCGTTGGTGTAGACCTGCCAGCGCGAATCGTTTTCTTCCAACAGCCCCAGCGGGCGCTGCACATTGGCGTTGCTGATGGCATTGCGCACCTCATCCAGGGCGATGCCGTAGCTGGACAGCGCGTTGGGATTCAGCTGGATGCGTACCGCCGGCAGCGAGGCGCCGTCGATCCCCACCTGCCCAACGCCTTTAATTTGCGATAGCTGCTGGGCGAGGATGGTCGAGGCAGCATCGTAGAGGTCGCTCAGCGACAGGTTGGGCGAGCTGAGTGCCAGGGCCATGATCGGGGCCTGGGATGGGCTGATCTTACGGTAGCCGGGATTGCCCGGCATACCCGCCGGCAGTTGGCCGCGCGCCTCGTTAAGTGCGGCCTGGACGTCGCGCGCGGCGGAGTCCAGGTCGCGGTCCAGGGTAAATTCAACCCAGATGAAAGTAGAGCCCTGGGTTGAGTTGGAGTTGATAGCGGTGACGCCGGGAATGCTGCCTAGGGCGCGCTCCAGTGGCGTGGCAACGGTGGCTGCCATGCTCTCCGGGCTGGCGCCGGGCAGTGCCGCGTAGATCTGCACGGCGGGGAAATCCACCTGGGGCAGGGGCGCTACCGGCAGCATGCGCCAGGACAGCAAACCGAGCAGCACTATCCCCAGTGCCACCAGGCAGGAGGCAACGGGGCGCTTGATAAAGGGTTCGGCAATGGTCATAAGCCCTGTACCTCGGCAGCGTCTGCTGTGGCGCGGCGTCGGGTGACCCAGCGGTCAAAGAACAAGTAAACCACCGGGGTGGTAAACAGGGTGAGCACCTGGCTGACCAGCAATCCTCCCACCATCACCAGGCCCAGCGGCTGGCGCAGCTCGGCCCCGGAACCACTGGCGAGCATCAGGGGAATTGCACCAAAGAGCGCAGCCAGGGTAGTCATCAGGATCGGGCGGAAGCGCATCAGTGCGGCGCGGTGGATGGCCTGGCGCGGGTTCATCCCCAGGTTGCGCTGGGCGTCCAGGGCAAAATCCACCATCATGATGCCGTTCTTTTTCACCAAACCAATCAACAGCACCACCCCGATCACCGCAATCAAATCCAGCGGCTGGCCCACCAGCAGCAGCGCGAGCAGGGCACCTACGGTGGCAGAGGGCAGGGTGGACAGGATGGTGACCGGGTGGATAAAGCTCTCATAAAGCACGCCCAGTACGATATACATGGTGACAATGGCCGCAAGTATCAGCCACAGGGTATTGCTGAGGCTGGCGCGGAAGGCTTCGGCGGCGCCCTGGAAGCGCAGTTCCACCCCGGCGGGCAAGGCCAGTTCCACCTGGACGGCTTCGATGGCACTGATCGCCTCACCGAGCGAGGCGTGCTCGGCCAGGTTGAACGAGAAGGTGGTTGAGGGGAACTGGCTCTGGTGGTTGATCAGCAAAGGGGCCGGGCGCTGGCTGATGCTGGCCAGGGTTGCGAGTAATACTGGTCGGCCACTGCTGGAGGTTACATAGGTATTTTCCAGGGCTTTCAGGCCCTGGGCGTAATCCGGGTCCACCTCCAGTACCACCCGGTACTGGTTGGCCTGGGTAAAGAGGGTGGCGATCTGGCGCTGGGCATAGGCTGTTTGCAGGCTGCTGGCGATGTTGCTTACGCTCACACCCAGGCGCGCCGCCGCGTCCCGGTCGATCTCCACATAGGCTTGCAGGCCGCGGGTCTGCAGGTCGGTGGTGACGTCGGCCAGGGCTGGTTCATGGCGCAGGCGCTCCAGCAGCTGCGGTGCCCATTCGTCCAGCAGGGAAATGTCCGGCGCGGTCAGGGTGAACTGGTATTGGGTGCGGCTGACACGGTCTTCGATACTCAATTCCTGCAGCGGCTGGAACCAGGCGGTAATACCACTGGTGGGAGCAATCCGCTCTTGCAGGCGGCGAATGACATCGCTGGCATGGCTGCTGCGCTCGTGATGGGGCTTGAGGTTGATGAGCAGGCGCCCGGAGTTGAGGGTGATATTGCTGCCATCAACGCCAATGAACGAGGATAGCCCCTCCACATCCGGGTCTTGCAGGATCAGCTCGGCCAGCTGCTGCTGGCGCTCGGTCATGGCGGCAAAGGAGGTGTCCTGTGGCGCTTCGGTAATGGCCTGGATAGCGCCACTGTCCTGGATTGGGAAAAAGCCTTTGGGCACCAGCAGGTATAAGCCCGCCGTCAGCGCGATAGTCCCCAGCATCACCGCCATGGCCGCCGTCTGGTGCTCCAGTACCTTGTCGAGCAGTGTGCCGTAGCGACGGATCACCCGCTCCATAAAATCCGGCTTGCTGTCGTCGTGCATGGGGGCCGTCTTGAGCATGCGCGCGCACATCATGGGGGTGAGCGTCAGGGATACCAGCAGGGAAATGCCAATCGCCACCGCCAGGGTAATGGCAAACTCCTGGAATAAGCGCCCTACCAGGTCGCCCATAAATAACAGGGGGATTAACACGGCGATCAGCGAGATGGTCAGGGACACCAGGGTAAACCCGATCTCACCGGCACCCTTGAGCGCCGCATTGAGCGGGGTTTCGCCCTGTTCGCGGTGGCGGGCGATGTTTTCCAGCATAACGATGGCATCGTCCACCACAAATCCCGTCGCAATTGTCAGCGCCATCAGGGTGAGGTTGTTGATGGAAAAATCGAGGAAATACAGGGTGGCAAAGGTGCCGATCAGCGACAGTGGTACCGCCAGGCTGGGGATAATGGTGGCCGGTACCGAGCGCAGGAAAACCAGGGTGACGGCGACCACCAGGAAGATGGCAAAAATCAGCTCTTTTTGCACATCGCGGATGGATGCGCGGATGCTGTGGGTGCGGTCGCTGAGGATAGCAATACTGACCGAGGCGGGCATGGTGGCCGTAAGCTTGGGCAGGAGTGCCTGGATGTTATCCGCGACCTCAATCACATTGGCACCGGGCTGGCGCTGGATATTGATCAATACCGCCGGCTGCTCATTGGCCCAGGCGGCGAGGAAGCGGTCCTCCGCCCCGTTTTCCACAGTGGCTACATCGCCCAGGCGCAGCGGCGAACCGTCGCGCCAGCTGACGATCAGGTTGCGGTACTCGTCCAGGCTGCGTATCTGGTCGTTGGCATCGAGCATGGTCGAGCGGTAAGTGCCGTCAAAACTGCCTTTGGGCTGGTTGGTGTTGGCAGTGACGATGGTGTTGCGTACCTGCTCCATGCTCAACTGGGTATTGGCCAGGGCATTGGGGTTTACTTTGATGCGCAGCGCAGGGCGCTGGCCGCCGGCCAGGGTGACCATACCCACTCCGGGTAATTGGGCCAGTTTTTGCGCCATGCGTGTATTCACCAGGTCGTACACCTCTGGCAAGGGCAGGCTGCCGGAGGTGACGGCCAGGGTCATGATCGGCGCATCGGCCGGGTTGACCTTGCGATATACCGGCGGTGTGGGCAGATCACCGGGTAGCAGGTTGCTGGCGGTATTCAGTGCCGCCTGTACTTCCTGCTCGGCGACACCCAGGTCAATTTCCAGCAGGAACTGCAAGGTAATAATGGAGGCACCGGTAGAGCTGGTGGAGGACATTTGCTTCACCCCGGGAATCTGTCCCAGGCTGCGCTCCAGCGGGGCGGTAATGGTGCGTGCCATCACATCGGGGCTGGCACCGGGGTTGAAGGTGAATATCTGGATGATCGGGTAATCCACCTGGGGCAGGGCGGCCACCGGCAGCAGCCGGTAGCCCAGCAGGCCAGCCAGCAACAGCGCCAGCATCACCAGGGAGGTGGCGACCGGGCGCAGGATAAAGGGTTTGGAAATACTCATGGGCTGACCACTACCTTATTGGGGC from Cellvibrio japonicus Ueda107 includes:
- a CDS encoding multidrug efflux RND transporter permease subunit; translated protein: MSISKPFILRPVATSLVMLALLLAGLLGYRLLPVAALPQVDYPIIQIFTFNPGASPDVMARTITAPLERSLGQIPGVKQMSSTSSTGASIITLQFLLEIDLGVAEQEVQAALNTASNLLPGDLPTPPVYRKVNPADAPIMTLAVTSGSLPLPEVYDLVNTRMAQKLAQLPGVGMVTLAGGQRPALRIKVNPNALANTQLSMEQVRNTIVTANTNQPKGSFDGTYRSTMLDANDQIRSLDEYRNLIVSWRDGSPLRLGDVATVENGAEDRFLAAWANEQPAVLINIQRQPGANVIEVADNIQALLPKLTATMPASVSIAILSDRTHSIRASIRDVQKELIFAIFLVVAVTLVFLRSVPATIIPSLAVPLSLIGTFATLYFLDFSINNLTLMALTIATGFVVDDAIVMLENIARHREQGETPLNAALKGAGEIGFTLVSLTISLIAVLIPLLFMGDLVGRLFQEFAITLAVAIGISLLVSLTLTPMMCARMLKTAPMHDDSKPDFMERVIRRYGTLLDKVLEHQTAAMAVMLGTIALTAGLYLLVPKGFFPIQDSGAIQAITEAPQDTSFAAMTERQQQLAELILQDPDVEGLSSFIGVDGSNITLNSGRLLINLKPHHERSSHASDVIRRLQERIAPTSGITAWFQPLQELSIEDRVSRTQYQFTLTAPDISLLDEWAPQLLERLRHEPALADVTTDLQTRGLQAYVEIDRDAAARLGVSVSNIASSLQTAYAQRQIATLFTQANQYRVVLEVDPDYAQGLKALENTYVTSSSGRPVLLATLASISQRPAPLLINHQSQFPSTTFSFNLAEHASLGEAISAIEAVQVELALPAGVELRFQGAAEAFRASLSNTLWLILAAIVTMYIVLGVLYESFIHPVTILSTLPSATVGALLALLLVGQPLDLIAVIGVVLLIGLVKKNGIMMVDFALDAQRNLGMNPRQAIHRAALMRFRPILMTTLAALFGAIPLMLASGSGAELRQPLGLVMVGGLLVSQVLTLFTTPVVYLFFDRWVTRRRATADAAEVQGL